The following proteins are encoded in a genomic region of Candidatus Leptovillus gracilis:
- the tadA gene encoding tRNA adenosine(34) deaminase TadA has product MVDDLWRQKPIPDDVVLESDVYWMRLALAQAGQAAALGEVPVGAVAVLNGAIIGAGFNRKEIDRDPLAHAEIVALRAAAAAVQNWRLIGVTLYCTLEPCPMCAGAMIQARLPRLVYGARDTRFGADGSVVDVLRAPEFNHRVAITTGVLEEEAAALLQQFFQGLREKRGRV; this is encoded by the coding sequence ATGGTGGACGATTTATGGCGGCAGAAACCCATCCCCGATGATGTGGTGCTAGAGTCGGACGTGTATTGGATGCGCCTGGCGCTGGCGCAGGCCGGGCAGGCGGCCGCGTTAGGCGAAGTGCCGGTAGGCGCGGTGGCTGTGCTGAATGGCGCGATCATCGGCGCTGGTTTTAATCGCAAAGAAATTGACCGGGACCCACTGGCTCATGCGGAGATAGTGGCGCTGCGGGCGGCGGCAGCGGCCGTGCAAAACTGGCGGCTCATCGGCGTAACGTTGTACTGCACGCTGGAACCATGCCCCATGTGCGCCGGGGCGATGATTCAGGCGCGGCTGCCCCGGCTGGTGTACGGCGCGCGCGACACCCGCTTTGGCGCGGATGGCTCCGTGGTGGACGTGCTGCGCGCCCCCGAATTTAACCACCGCGTGGCGATTACCACTGGCGTTTTAGAAGAGGAAGCGGCCGCCCTGCTGCAGCAGTTTTTTCAGGGGCTGCGCGAGAAACGGGGGAGGGTGTAG